The segment AAGTGGACATTttgaaagtttgtttttttgcatatgatattttttaatagaaaaaccaTAAGAAAGCCTTAAAAAATGCTGAAATTTAATGTtatgtttcatttatttttattattgcattttatattaaattagttttaattattatgtGAATTATACATTAGGaatatataaaaagatgaaatagTCATATAAATTGTATGACATACCCGGGTATGATGGGTATTGATAGACAAATCGGTTATTTTAAGAAACATAAACTATAAGTAACGTCTTGATATCAATCCCATGTGAATGTCTTATTGAGGCCCTAACAAAAACAGAGTTGTTCGTTATTTGTTGACATACAAACTGTCAAACTAGCAGCACACATCGCAGAGCTCAGCACgtgttttgtttgtatttctaaaaaaagttaaaattttaataaagaccgtatataattaaaaaaataacaaaaaaatgggTAAATTTCGTTCGAAACTAAAGCGCCATAGCAAGGGGAAAACCTGGAGCAAAGGACATTCCTCTACCTCCAATCCGGAACAAATGAAGCATCGCAACAAAGCAAAGTCGAGATTTTTTCAACCCAATATAAGTTTAGGTAGATAATAAcagatatgaaaaaataaaacagaacaatAAGAATGTATTTTTTACAGCTCCTCCTGAAGCCGAACGAAATCCCAATACCCTTACCCTTGAGGCGGTAATGAAACATGAGCAAAGACAGGCATTTAATGCTGAAACCACAACGGTTAATGATGTTGCTGGTAGTTTAAAATCCTTCAGCCTGCATGATGACGATGAGTTAATGTCCGAATCACAAGGTGGCACctttaaaactttcaaaactTTCGCTTCCAACTACAGCACCTGCAGTAATATGAGTTTCAAAAAACTTCTCGTTGGCTTTCGTGCCTCCTCGGACTTTCACAAAGAAATGTTGGCTATTCTTACAGCTTTAacagaaattattaaagaaagagGTGGCACTGAATCATCAACAGAgtactttattttgttaatggAACAAATTGAGGCCAGTACCGAGGATAGTGAAATCATTGCTGGTGTTTCACTTTTGTCTATGGGTATTAAGTCTGTACCTGCAGCAGTATTGCGAAAACGTTTTAGCGAAACAGCAGGAACTTTAATGTCGTGTCTACAAAGATTTATGGATTCCAATAATCAGTCGATAATTAAATATGTAAGgggaaaaagatgaaattttaGAGAAACTTAATTTATGtagataatattttaattgcttTAGGTTATTGGATGTTTATCGGTTTTATTAAGAGCTCAGGATTATATGACCTGGACTTACTCGTCAACATGGCAATATATGGATGCGTTATTATCCTTTACGATACACTCAAAACCCAAGGTTGGAGAAACActtaagataaaaattttaaatttacataaaaatcattatttatagATACGTAAAGCTGCTCAGCATGCTGTAGTTTCTATTATTCACGGCAGTTCCTTTATGTTGCCTCCAAAACCAGCTGATAACGAAGAGGAGAATGAAACTCCTGTAGACACCAGCAATCAACAACCACAAATAAAGTTTCATCCTGCCGGCAGTCGTGTTACCAAATTCTGTTTAAATCAATTCAAGCCCGAAGTTCTGGCCCAACAACAAACTACTGTACTGCACACATTAGCGTTGCTAAAAGAAACCATTAGTGGTTTTAAGACCGACGATATAAGGACTGTATGCGAACATTTGCTGTCCATTATGACCGCCGCGAATGTTTTGGTAAGAACAAATTGTTTACAAACCATGCATCAGCTTTTTGTATCACGGACCACAAACTTGAATGGCCTGCTATGCGCTAAACTGTTGACAGCTATCCATGAATATCGTCCAGATCGCACAGATTATCGTCAAACATTGGCCTGGTTAACAGTGCTCAAGGAGGGTCACATACATTTGAGTCAATTGGAATTGAATTTATGCATAAATGCTTTACCAAGTTTTGTGGAAATATGCTGCAGCGATTTATGGCTTTCGGATAGAACCGATATTATAGTAGGTGTCTCCAATGCCATTAAAGAATTGTTATATGAATGTGTTAAACCCGCCTGTGCCACACAAGAATTGGCTAATGTATATCGAGTACccataacaaaaatattgtcttCAGTGCACAAAGTTTTAAGTGCTCCCTTTGGAGAGGTTGCCAAATATGTGGTCTTAACATTCTCCATAATATTCGAAGTATGTGGTACTTACTACAGCAAAGAACTGTCGGCTTCGTTGTTGGAACTGGCAAAACGTTACGATACTCAATCTGCTTTGCGCATACAAATTGAACATGCCATTATTTCGGCTATTAAAGCCATGGGACCCGAAATTGTCTTGAAGTCCATACCTTTAACTAATGCTAAAGGTGAAGTTTTATTGGAGAAATCCTGGTTGTTGCCTTTACTTAGAGAAGGCGCTGCTGGAGCtagttttaaattctttaaagagGTGATCTTAGCCTTAGCTTTGGATTGCAATAAAAAATGGCATAAATTTGCCGATGAGAAGCAAGTATCCATGTCCCATACTTACGAACTGCTGTGCTGTCAGTTGTGGGGTTTATTCCCAGGTTTCTGTAGAGCTCCCAAAGATCCTGATAACTTTAAATTAATAGCACCAACTTTGGGTAATGCATTAGATAATAATCCTGAATTTAGGGCTCCCATCTTCGATGGTTTAATTGAATTGATACAAAATGAAGAACAAACTGTTATTCACGAAGCTTTGGGCAAATATGCTAAAAACTTTTTACCCagattgtttaatatttacacacaaaaaCCCAATGGCACTTATGAACAAGATTTACGCAAGAaatctttggaagttattaaggTAAGTTGGTCTAACTAAACAtttaatatgtttgtgtaaCTTTGCCTAATCGAGTTAAATTGTTATAgttgtatttaacaaaaacacccAATGACATGTTAAAAGAACTCTTTGATACCGCTCACAAACAATTGGAAGGCACTGCTGTGGGCACCTTTGAATATGACTCCATTTTTGACATCACTGCGGCTTTAGTATTATTCCAGACTTGCGAAGTTATACGCAGCTTTTTCGAAACCTACATAGTGCCAGTTTTAATGAAGAgtgaaaaatcaaaattagtgACCAAAGATGAACAAAAATTGAAGAAGCAACAGCGCAAAACTTATgagtaattattttcaaattaaaaatttaaataatgcttGGTTTATGTATTGGTTTTACTTTTCAGATTATTGCGCGATATTTTAACTTCTGAGGCCGCTTCGTGCAAAAAGTTTACACGCACCAATTTGATAGCTTTGCAAAAGTTACTTTTAGAAGCCTTCTCCACCAGTTGTGCCGTTTGTCAAGCAGCACGTTTAAGGTAAAGTTCAATACACAACtactttttttggaagtttctttaaaaatgttcaaatttttcttaaaaacagaTGTCTGAAAATTCTTATTGAGAATCGCAAAAACAATTCGATCACCGATAAGATTATTATCAAAACTTTGCCAGAGGCTGTTATAAATTACAAAGAATTTTCCACAcgcaaagaaaatatttccgaggaattattaaaattaattttggacTTGTATCAGGaggctgaaaaattaaatgattttgtaGACATTCTGACGGCTGGCTTTGCTGGCGATGAATCTTTGATTACCAATACAATTCTAGCCTTCCGTACAGTGGTACAGAGCCAGGGCAAGAACTTAACTGTTAGCACTTTGGAATTCATAATGGAGCAAATTGCGGTATTTTTAGTGCAAAAATCAAGATCACAAGCTGAAGCTTCGGTGGCATTTTTAATCACTTTCATTAAAGTAATGCCTGCACCTTTGGTGGCCAATCATTTGGAAACTATagtaagtttaaatttaaaataatataaataataattgattACATTacctttttaattgttttagatGAAATCTCTTTCGGCCATGGTTAAGGATACCAAACGTTTCTGTCGCATACAAATTggttatttattaaagaaacttTGCAAACGTTTTACTGCCGAAGAATTGATAAGATTTGTTCCCGGTGATGATGAAGTTACTCATCGTAGACTTAAAAAGATACGCAAACAATTGAGACGCGAAAATCGCAAGAAACAATCGGAAGGTAATGCCAAGGACAGTGATGAAGAGGGCTCCGATGAAGAATTTGTGCCTGGCTTGGAAAAGAAAAGTGTTACGTAAGTTTTTCGTtgtgtttatttaaacttttaaatgtaaagttcatttattttgtttatacagAATCGATGATATTTTGGCTGATTCTGACTCCGATTTACCGGAAGACATGGACGATGATGATGACCATAATGCAGCTGataaatctaaaaacaaaaaacaacgcAATACTTTCATACGTGAAGATCCAGAAGATATTGTTGATTTAGCTGATATTAAATCAATAGGAAATGTTTtaagtatgttgttgttgttttacatgcgattttccatttgtttataacaaaatcGTTGTTTTAGCTAACCGCCCCAACTTGGATGCTGCTAAATCGGGTGGTAAAACAAAATCTAGTGATCCCAATCGTGGCTTCAAAACCGCTGATGATGGTCGTCTTATTATTAGTGATAAAGCCTTGCGTGGCATGGATGATGATGAGGGCGATAGCAGtagtgatgatgacgatgatgagggTGTTGAAATGAATGAGAAAAAGGCTGTTAAACGTGGCATGGAAGATGATTCCAGTGATGGTAAGTTTAGTATTTCCTTGATAACATTTTAAGTGAAACTTTCATAAcatctttacaaaatataacaaaagcatatttaaaattttaactccaATAAATGCGAACGAATAAGAAAGAATATGTTAATGTGAAAAAGGAcctatatttttcaaaaacttaccattgattttttgcataaaaacttCTATtgagtataaaaattaattgcatttttaCAGATGAAGATGTTGGTGCCATGGCTCCCAGCCGTAAACGTAAAGCAGCTGATGCATTAAGTATGCGTTCGGGTAAAACTTCAGCTTCACGTTATACCACCGGCGGCAAAGGTATTCATAGAAATGTTGGCGCTGCTTCAGATGCAATCTCTATGAAATCGGGTAAATCTGGCTATTCGACTAAATCGGGCAAATCAAATCATACAGGTGGAGAATATACCACTAAGAAAGCTAAGGGTGATATGAAAAAGAAGGGAAAATTAGATCCATATGCTTACATACCATTAAGtagaaatactttaaataaaaggTAAGCTATTaagttcttttaaataaaataatttatatattttaatattttgcttattttagaAAACGTGCTAAACATGCGGGAGCATTTAAGAATATAGTTAATGGTGCACGTAAAGGAGCTTTAAAGGGAGTTAAAAGTAAAATGGCTAAAgcctataaaaagtaaatgaatgaaatagatttttagtttttgtttttctcaatttaaaaaagaagttgtgtatatttattgcaaagaagttttttattatgaaaatttaattataattcaatACATAATaactttatgtaaaatatataactgtgaaataaaaagttatcaaatcaaaaaaaaactgagttaaaattatttagctaaatattatttttggtttaaatttgaattaaaacatGAACACACAATATTAATATCAAGTAAACTATTAtagacaaataaattttatttaaaattgcttcTCAATATGAGTTCTAGACCATTCGCCTTCCGGATTTTCGCTGAGCATAGTTTCCtcaataaaatgcattttattattgttatctaCTAATATAACCGTATGCGTACGACTGCCATAACCAGTTTCGggtattaaaacatttaaagcgcttaaatgTTCTCCGTAAATAGGAGCACGACGTTTAAGTTCGGCATCGGGCCAAAATTTCTTCTTACACTTAAGTAGATTCATTAATTTCTCTACGAGTTCATCTTGTTGGGGATTTACTTGCTGTTGAAAATCATCAAGAATTTGCTGAAAGGTATCACGACCATAACAAACCTTTTCGAAGGGCACTGAAGGTAAACTATTGCCAAAACCATAGCATGTATTTTCTTTATAGTGCACTAAACCGGCTGGTACATTGCTACAAAGTGTAACAGCAGCTGGTGTAGAGGGAGAactgtaaaaaagtaaaatctatTAGTTGTCACTTTAACTGTTAAACCAAATTCAAATTAACCCCTGAATACTTGCCCAATTTCAATAGATACAAAGTTAAATGCACTGTATTTACTGCAATCATTCACCAGCTTTTGATTGTAGTTTGTGTTATCAAAGTCTTTGCTATAATTACGAACATAGTCACTAACGATCATGCCTCTTCCTAGTAAAGAGTTATTATTGTGTATGGGAATTGAGGTTGGATTATTCAAGTCAATTGATGTATTAATAGAAATCTTAGCAGTAGTATTTTTAGAAGGAGTATAACCATTTGAGGTTGTCGTTAACAAGGAAGTTTTATTGTTGCAATTGTGATTTTCGTGAAGGTGGTGTTGATGATAGTTTTCAATATGATTCATTACTTGGATTGTTGGTAATGGAAAAATGTACATTGGGTAATATTAGTTGTAAACGTAACCAggtataatgaataaaaattaaagcttgtttaaataaattcaaaatcaaaatgaaacgaaatttgttaaatttttatgtaaaattataaaattcgagaaattatttacaattttaaagaacAGTAAGAACTTAATTACATAGTTACATTACTTGTTCTAGAATGCATTATTTGGAGCTATATCTAGGAAGTGTGGAGATTCTTTAAAGTGTAAATAATTGATTACATATTCTcatataagttttttgtttcttttattttacatattctaaatttttgtttaattttgatatataatGATAAAACTCGGGAAATTTGAGATAaactaaaggaaattttcattcttatataataaaattaaagcaaaattcGCTTACCTTCAGCATTTTTAGGTTTAGGCTCTCCCGTTAGATTTAATAATGCACCCACTTTAATAATGTCATCTTTTCCAGAAATTGCTAACCAAGTACCACCTTCACGACCAGGCTCCAAATCAATGCCACCATAAACATGTTCAGCATCTAACCATTTTCCGGCCTGCTTAGTGTCACGAGCATAAAATTCATCGCGATTAGATgctaatattaatttatagcACTCCTTATTAGGATTGGaattaacatagaaaaatatcacACACATTTTTTAAAGGGACAAgtctaaaaatgaaaataaatttaagttttatcatgtttgttttaaacCATTTAAACTAACCTTTGTTGTTCGTTCTTTTGTTCCAAATAACAGCAGCTTATCTTTCAATCAGTCTTATCTTAATcactattattacaaaaaaaaataaagaatgcaAATTTATAATCTGCGTTaaatttgctttgtttttgtaaatttatttcaacaaattttattacctttatttaacaaaaaaacaaacattcacGTACTTACCAATGTaatgtgttttgttgttattatttactaagttttaatgatcattattattgtttttgctgctgGAGTCCAACAGCTGCTGGAaaagtattgccaagttttaacaatttcaactacacttttaaaaataaactagcaacacttttttaaatgtcATTTGCTTTTTGCCTTTTGTTCCTTTATATTGCAACTATGTCTTTAATTAGGTGTTTCACAgttctacaacaacaacattttacatgtattttgcttttgcatttggtttacgtaaatgtcaaaaaccatatgaACGacgaatttattttatgaaagttttgtgtaaaatttttatattttattaaaaaatcaagataaaaatataaaaaattgtgataaaaatatattctgaatagAATAATGTtagtttcaaacgaaaaattctattgcgaagattaatttgcaaaaattgccaccaccaagatatattaattataaggcaTTTTTTCACCGTTaaagtttctttacattttgtaaatgtaaaactttgttttcattttgttaatgtcaaacTGGTTTCATTGtggatatataaaatttgtgattaaagtgAAGTTACGTGATTAgggtatatttttgtgtttttgagcTTTAACAGTTTAAgcatcaaaaaaatataaacagattcaaatttataaacattttttgtttaatagaaaTTCGCTTCGATTTATTTGTCagctgtttttgaaatttttccctGATAGCCAGTAGGCCTGCAAGTGCAGGCGCAATGTcaaacaacatataaaaaatagaacGAATTCGCTTGGTATTCTGAATTCGCCGATGACACtaccttaaaaaattaatataccctGACCACAACCTTGTATAAATACGCCTTGACAACACCACCTTGTATGAACTTGCCTTCAACACCActttatatgaattcgccttggtttAGTTATTTCGCCAATTATTTGCTCCACCAtcagttgtttttataaaatcggCATGTTAGGTTGGGGGCTAAATTTTGATATTctttgagtttttacaaaaaagctaaaaactatacaatttatcataaaaacaaTGCAGTTACATAAAAAACactaatataaaagaaaataagttaataaatattaagtgaaagttgttttgcaaattaattatcataaccaaaatgataataatgatgttgaaCCATTAAAAGTATTACTATATAGAtacgtatttataaaaaagaaatgatagataaaaatgaagaataaaatctaacaaattaatatagaaaaaaacgaagaacaaaaacaaaacgccATAAGTATAGAAAAAGCTCCAAGCTAAAAGAACTATCAACAAAAGTAGTTACAGAACCTCATAAAAATCGTGTTAacttaaaaaaagcaacaaagaaAGTAAAAGAAGAATTATCATCAAAGCAACCCGGGTTTTAAAACGACTTATTTTAGCCAccgtaattatttaattattatgccaaaaaataacaaagaaagtTAGCGATTTTgaatcaacaacatcatcattattaaaaaaaaagaagcactttggagaaaattaaaataataaaaaataacccaaTTTCTTCAATAtggattttatacaaaatttaacaaaaggtCTGCAAGAATTTTTGTGTAAGTTTCcactgatgttttttttttttgcaaaaatgcaaaaaatcaaTTCGTAAGcgaaaatgtttacatttaattgttttttgattttttttagccACCTACATTGATTTGGATTATTCTTTGTGGGTTTATCGTTTATTGACCCCACTGATTGCAACATTCCTCTTGCCATTGGTTTTTGTGGCATTAATTTACATATCCTTTTTAATCCTGTTCATCTATAAGTTACACAGGTgggtaatatttaattttaaggtgTTTAGCTTAATCTATTCAAAAAGTGTGCAATTGCTAGATGTTAAAAGTTCTTTATAATTAGCTTAATTAATGAACTGCAAGTttagaattgaatttaaaaaacaattaaatgttttaaatttattaaacaaaaacacatttttgttcTTTGAACAAACAAATGCTtctgaatattataaaaatcatatgtTTTAGTATACACCTGTTTACTTAGAAATGTTCTTTAGGTCATTGCCGGTGtttttatttgcttattttattgttttgaccaaaatgacattttatactttgttaggattttttaaattaatttattattctattacttttaaaatgttttatgaattaaattaaattgtaattcaACAAGTTAAATAGTTCAAGGTTTAATTTAATGATTAgtgttttttgcatttaaataaattcaaaaagaaaGATTAAACTAATATAAgatcaattagaaaattctACAACCATTTCTATAACCAAACGTGGTTTTCTAAAAACTTATCACTGTATCAATCGTGTTTTAGCTTAGTGTTTTATTAAAACCTAAACAAGTTatgatattgtaaatttttcctTATTTATCTTGCTAATGTTaagtaaatatttcaatataaacaaaCTATCGGCTAaagtgtatataaatatttcaatgtaaTTTTCATAGATTGTAAAttggaatttatattttataatgagtTGATAGGTAGTTATACAGATACACTAATCGAATAATAAAATACACTTATTTATAAACAGACAAAGTGCGAATATATAATTAGTAATTTGTTTTAACTGTTTTATATgtagttgtttttaaattacttatatGTTATAAATAG is part of the Lucilia cuprina isolate Lc7/37 chromosome 3, ASM2204524v1, whole genome shotgun sequence genome and harbors:
- the LOC111674836 gene encoding RRP12-like protein; this translates as MGKFRSKLKRHSKGKTWSKGHSSTSNPEQMKHRNKAKSRFFQPNISLAPPEAERNPNTLTLEAVMKHEQRQAFNAETTTVNDVAGSLKSFSLHDDDELMSESQGGTFKTFKTFASNYSTCSNMSFKKLLVGFRASSDFHKEMLAILTALTEIIKERGGTESSTEYFILLMEQIEASTEDSEIIAGVSLLSMGIKSVPAAVLRKRFSETAGTLMSCLQRFMDSNNQSIIKYVIGCLSVLLRAQDYMTWTYSSTWQYMDALLSFTIHSKPKIRKAAQHAVVSIIHGSSFMLPPKPADNEEENETPVDTSNQQPQIKFHPAGSRVTKFCLNQFKPEVLAQQQTTVLHTLALLKETISGFKTDDIRTVCEHLLSIMTAANVLVRTNCLQTMHQLFVSRTTNLNGLLCAKLLTAIHEYRPDRTDYRQTLAWLTVLKEGHIHLSQLELNLCINALPSFVEICCSDLWLSDRTDIIVGVSNAIKELLYECVKPACATQELANVYRVPITKILSSVHKVLSAPFGEVAKYVVLTFSIIFEVCGTYYSKELSASLLELAKRYDTQSALRIQIEHAIISAIKAMGPEIVLKSIPLTNAKGEVLLEKSWLLPLLREGAAGASFKFFKEVILALALDCNKKWHKFADEKQVSMSHTYELLCCQLWGLFPGFCRAPKDPDNFKLIAPTLGNALDNNPEFRAPIFDGLIELIQNEEQTVIHEALGKYAKNFLPRLFNIYTQKPNGTYEQDLRKKSLEVIKLYLTKTPNDMLKELFDTAHKQLEGTAVGTFEYDSIFDITAALVLFQTCEVIRSFFETYIVPVLMKSEKSKLVTKDEQKLKKQQRKTYELLRDILTSEAASCKKFTRTNLIALQKLLLEAFSTSCAVCQAARLRCLKILIENRKNNSITDKIIIKTLPEAVINYKEFSTRKENISEELLKLILDLYQEAEKLNDFVDILTAGFAGDESLITNTILAFRTVVQSQGKNLTVSTLEFIMEQIAVFLVQKSRSQAEASVAFLITFIKVMPAPLVANHLETIMKSLSAMVKDTKRFCRIQIGYLLKKLCKRFTAEELIRFVPGDDEVTHRRLKKIRKQLRRENRKKQSEGNAKDSDEEGSDEEFVPGLEKKSVTIDDILADSDSDLPEDMDDDDDHNAADKSKNKKQRNTFIREDPEDIVDLADIKSIGNVLTNRPNLDAAKSGGKTKSSDPNRGFKTADDGRLIISDKALRGMDDDEGDSSSDDDDDEGVEMNEKKAVKRGMEDDSSDDEDVGAMAPSRKRKAADALSMRSGKTSASRYTTGGKGIHRNVGAASDAISMKSGKSGYSTKSGKSNHTGGEYTTKKAKGDMKKKGKLDPYAYIPLSRNTLNKRKRAKHAGAFKNIVNGARKGALKGVKSKMAKAYKK
- the LOC111674824 gene encoding transport and Golgi organization protein 2 isoform X2 — protein: MCVIFFYVNSNPNKECYKLILASNRDEFYARDTKQAGKWLDAEHVYGGIDLEPGREGGTWLAISGKDDIIKVGALLNLTGEPKPKNAEGRGMIVSDYVRNYSKDFDNTNYNQKLVNDCSKYSAFNFVSIEIGSPSTPAAVTLCSNVPAGLVHYKENTCYGFGNSLPSVPFEKVCYGRDTFQQILDDFQQQVNPQQDELVEKLMNLLKCKKKFWPDAELKRRAPIYGEHLSALNVLIPETGYGSRTHTVILVDNNNKMHFIEETMLSENPEGEWSRTHIEKQF
- the LOC111674824 gene encoding transport and Golgi organization protein 2 isoform X1 → MCVIFFYVNSNPNKECYKLILASNRDEFYARDTKQAGKWLDAEHVYGGIDLEPGREGGTWLAISGKDDIIKVGALLNLTGEPKPKNAEVMNHIENYHQHHLHENHNCNNKTSLLTTTSNGYTPSKNTTAKISINTSIDLNNPTSIPIHNNNSLLGRGMIVSDYVRNYSKDFDNTNYNQKLVNDCSKYSAFNFVSIEIGSPSTPAAVTLCSNVPAGLVHYKENTCYGFGNSLPSVPFEKVCYGRDTFQQILDDFQQQVNPQQDELVEKLMNLLKCKKKFWPDAELKRRAPIYGEHLSALNVLIPETGYGSRTHTVILVDNNNKMHFIEETMLSENPEGEWSRTHIEKQF